Proteins co-encoded in one Yamadazyma tenuis chromosome 1, complete sequence genomic window:
- the ERV25 gene encoding vesicle coat component (EggNog:ENOG503P0AD; COG:U), producing the protein MKSSSMLLVIATLFTFITALNVDILAKANPEPVCIRDFVGENQLVVINIKTNGRIGDGQQLNVVVTDSLGNELRKKNDIGTSARITFTSFHSAAFDVCFTNVLETKVKYSHLSREVELDIESGAAARDWNAIQVAEKLKPNEVELRRVEEMTAEIASELQYLKKREERMRDTNESTNSRVKYFSTLVVISLVGLGAWQIQYLRHYFKVKHII; encoded by the coding sequence ATGAAAAGCTCCAGTATGTTACTCGTCATCGCGACGTTGTTTACCTTTATAACTGCATTGAACGTGGATATCTTGGCCAAGGCCAACCCCGAACCCGTGTGCATTCGAGACTTCGTGGGGGAAAACCAATTGGTTGTCATCAACATTAAAACTAATGGACGTATTGGAGATGGCCAACAGCTTAACGTGGTTGTAACCGATTCGCTTGGAAATGAACTCCGCAAGAAGAATGATATTGGCACCAGTGCCAGGATAACCTTCACCAGTTTCCACAGTGCTGCATTTGATGTTTGTTTCACCAACGTTTTAGAGACGAAGGTGAAATACTCTCACTTGTCTAGAGAAGTCGAATTGGACATAGAAAGTGGTGCTGCTGCCAGAGACTGGAACGCTATTCAGGTGgctgaaaagttgaagccAAATGAGGTGGAATTGCGtagagttgaagaaatgaCTGCCGAAATTGCCAGTGAGTTGcaatacttgaagaagagagagGAGAGGATGAGAGATACCAACGAATCGACCAACTCCAGGGTCAAGTACTTTTCAacattggtggtgatttctttggttggTTTGGGTGCTTGGCAAATCCAATACTTGAGACATTACTTCAAGGTCAAGCATATTATCTAA
- the CYM1 gene encoding Mitochondrial presequence protease (MEROPS:MER0025036; EggNog:ENOG503NU36; COG:O), whose protein sequence is MLRRFTKLSSVGAQPSAPLSTQVRRSFATAYNQAKILNKYPIGLNYHGFTIEQVQPIPEFSLVAVKLKHARTGSQHLHLDAPHDRNNVFSVAFKTNTPNATGVPHILEHTTLCGSYKYPVRDPFFKMLNRSLSNFMNAMTGHDYTYFPFATTNARDFENLMDVYLSSVFEPLLTYEDFTQEGWRLENEVSDDKSSPLIFKGVVYNEMKGQYSNSSYYYWIKFQEAIYGSLNNSGGDPQKITDLQYEDLVDFHASCYHPSNAKTFTYGSLPLMEHLQKLAKCYEPFGARGVKNLIMKPTFQNNTDSSKNVAAINGPVDVMSGKAVAEQYKSSITWYLGDPLDEEKQYEIFQWKVLNSLLCDGHSSPFYQELIEKEYGDDFTVNSGLDSTTSLLSFTIGLNNLTKEKVDGLEEKVKQILQNKILPDFKSDSKVFRERVEAILHQIELNFKKHKPDFGLGLLHSIVSSWINELNPITSLQVEAVLQQFKNDYETNGLKMFEQLLENSLLNPNTPKFTFTMIPDEDFTTKLAEEEKQRLKSKVEVLEEEDKQVILERASKLAAKQQEEEDVSVLPTLTLQDIPRNGEFYRLKFGEVNSKKVQKRIVDTNGLVYATAAKDFGYLPTKYYPYIPLFISCLTNLAGTSQTSIIDLETKIQKHTGGVSFSVSNKTNPFNISETNLKFVATGMALQQNSSYIFELWKEILTETKLTNEPEVVDKLNTLVKNLGQNQMNSIAERGHSYSSAFSNSQLTVSKNIRNITSGIGQVEFIMQLNRELEAKGKDFLTTELLPTLNEIQDYVVGGFTKGSNPGFEYSLIGDAGAVSEAESLIQTFDDRMGSLKSLENENVLSGFTQGFSTSYPEVKTSTLINLPFQIGYSSLAKLGAEYTSMDGAVLQVLAQLLSSKHLHSVIREANGAYGGGMTYDGLGGTINFYSYRDPNPLKSVDSYRQTFQIALDKLESNWDAKDLQEAKLSIFQSVDAPSHVASQGVAAFIEGITDDMRQDRRERFLDIDNEDLKNVVDKYLVKAQKEVVTVIGDNSNLHIAPDGDWNIKSYN, encoded by the coding sequence ATGCTCAGACGGTTCACCAAGTTGCTGTCAGTAGGCGCCCAACCAAGTGCGCCGCTAAGTACGCAGGTAAGAAGACTGTTTGCTACTGCTTATAACCaggccaagatcttgaacaaatacCCTATTGGATTAAACTATCATGGATTCACCATTGAACAAGTGCAGCCCATACCGGAGTTCTCGTTAGTTGCAGTTAAACTCAAACATGCGAGAACAGGCAGTCAGCACCTTCACCTAGATGCTCCCCATGACCGTAACAATGTGTTCCTGGTGGCTTTTAAGACAAATACTCCCAACGCCACCGGTGTTCCTCATATATTGGAACACACCACTTTGTGTGGATCATACAAGTATCCAGTCAGGGATCCGTTTTTCAAGATGCTCAACCGATCCTTGAGCAACTTCATGAACGCCATGACGGGCCACGACTACACCTACTTCCcgtttgcaaccacaaatgCCAGGGATTTTGAAAACTTAATGGATGTATATTTGTCATCTGTATTTGAACCATTATTGACCTACGAAGATTTCACCCAAGAAGGTTGGAGATTGGAAAACGAGGTGTCTGATGACAAGTCCAGTCCGTTGATTTTCAAGGGAGTTGTTTATAATGAAATGAAGGGCCAATactccaactcttcttaTTATTATTGGATTAAGTTTCAGGAAGCCATCTACGGttctttgaacaactcgGGTGGAGACCCTCAGAAGATCACCGATTTACAGTATGAGGATTTAGTTGACTTCCATGCTTCGTGTTACCATCCTTCCAATGCAAAGACATTCACTTATGGCTCCTTGCCATTGATGGAACACTTGCAAAAGTTGGCTAAATGCTACGAGCCTTTCGGTGCCAGAGGTGTCAAAAACCTCATTATGAAACCTACCTTTCAAAATAATACCGATAGTTCGAAGAATGTGGCTGCTATCAATGGGCCCGTAGACGTGATGAGCGGAAAAGCCGTGGCTGAACAGTACAAGTCGTCTATTACTTGGTATTTGGGAGATCCCTTGGATGAAGAGAAGCAGTATGAGATTTTCCAGTGGAAGGTTCTCAACTCGTTGTTGTGTGACGGACACAGCTCACCATTCTATCAAGAATTGATTGAGAAGGAgtatggtgatgatttcacTGTCAACTCGGGCTTggactccaccacctccttGTTGTCGTTCACTATTGGattgaacaatttgaccaaggaGAAAGTAGATggtcttgaagaaaaggttAAACAAATCTTACAAAACAAAATACTTCCAGACTTCAAGTCTGACTCCAAGGTATTCAGAGAACGAGTAGAAGCAATTTTGCATCAAATCgaattgaacttcaagaaacacAAACCAGACTTTGGCTTGGGATTATTGCACTCTATAGTGTCGAGTTGgatcaatgagttgaatCCCATCACGTCTTTACAAGTAGAGGctgttcttcaacagttTAAGAATGACTATGAGACCAACggattgaagatgtttgaACAATTGTTGGAGAACTCCTTGTTGAACCCAAACACTCCCAAGTTTACTTTTACTATGATTCCAGACGAAGACTTCACTACGAAGTTGGCAGAGGAAGAGAAGCAGAGATTAAAAAGTAAAGTGGAAGTCTTagaggaagaagacaaaCAGGTCATTTTAGAAAGAGCACTGAAGCTTGCAGCCAAGCAAcaagaagaggaagacgTTTCTGTCTTGCCAACTTTGACGTTGCAGGATATCCCAAGAAATGGTGAGTTCTATCGGTTGAAATTCGGAGAAGTGAACTCTAAAAAGGTTCAGAAGAGAATAGTGGATACTAATGGGTTGGTGTATGCCACTGCTGCCAAAGATTTTGGTTACTTGCCCACTAAGTATTATCCTTACATTCCTTTGTTCATCTCATGTCTCACCAATTTGGCAGGAACTTCTCAAACCTCAATTAttgatttggaaaccaaGATCCAAAAGCACACTGGTGGTGTTTCCTTCTCAGTGAGCAACAAAACCAATCCTTTTAACATCTCAGAAACAAACTTAAAGTTCGTTGCTACCGGTATGGCCTTGCAACAGAATTCTCTGTACATTTTTGAGTTGTGGAAAGAGATTTTGACTGAGACCAAGCTCACGAACGAGCCTGAAGTGGtcgacaagttgaacacTCTAGTCAAGAATCTCGGTCAAAACCAGATGAACAGTATTGCTGAAAGAGGCCATTCATACTCCTCAGCTTTCTCAAACTCTCAGTTGACAGTCAGCAAGAACATTAGAAATATCACTTCTGGTATTGGTCAGGTTGAGTTTATTATGCAACTTAACAGGGAATTAGAAGCAAAAGGTAAAGATTTCTTGACAACCGAATTGTTGCCAACATTGAATGAAATCCAAGACTatgttgttggtggatttACAAAAGGATCGAACCCAGGGTTTGAGTACAGCTTGATCGGAGATGCAGGCGCTGTGTCGGAAGCTGAAAGCCTCATACAGACATTTGATGACCGTATGGGCTCTTTGAAGTCTTTAGAAAATGAGAATGTGCTTTCTGGGTTCACTCAGGGATTTTCTACTTCCTACCCTGAAGTCAAAACCCtgactttgatcaacttgcCTTTTCAAATCGGGTACTCTTCGCTCGCCAAACTCGGCGCTGAGTACACTTCTATGGATGGAGCAGTTTTGCAAGTTTTGGCACAATTATTATCTTCCAAACATTTACATTCAGTTATAAGAGAAGCCAATGGAGCGTACGGTGGAGGAATGACTTACGATGGTTTGGGTGGTACTATAAATTTCTACTCATACAGAGACCCCAATCCATTAAAGTCAGTTGATTCTTATAGACAGACATTTCAGATTGCTTTAGACAAATTAGAGTCCAACTGGGACGCCAAAGACTTACAGGAGGCTAAGTTATCGATTTTCCAAAGTGTTGATGCTCCCTCACACGTTGCTCTGCAAGGAGTAGCAGCCTTTATTGAAGGTATCACGGATGATATGAGACAAGATAGAAGAGAGCGGTTCTTGGATATCGACAACgaggacttgaagaatgtcGTCGacaagtacttggtgaaGGCCCAAAAGGAAGTTGTAACAGTCATAGGAGATAACAGCAACCTTCACATTGCCCCAGATGGAGACTGGAATATCAAATCATACAATTAA
- the OAC1 gene encoding Mitochondrial oxaloacetate carrier protein (EggNog:ENOG503NV90; COG:C; BUSCO:EOG09263OCO): MSKHKETPQVSTAGGFVAGALAACGAVTFTNPIELIKTRMQLQGELTKVDKNAVKIYKNPFQAFGVIYKNEGLRGLQKGLVAGYFYQIGLNGCRFGFYEPARYNLTKLFNPTALKEGEKAPQSLGINVAAGFISGTAGATIANPLFLVKTRMQSYSAVKNASGQSVAVGQQTFYRSPFEGLKKIFKAEGIKGLFRGVDAAILRTGAGSSTQLPSYFYAKSLVIDNHIVAEDSILVHLIASSVAGLAVAVMMNPWDVVLTRVYNQKGDLYSGVGDCIVKTVKTEGITAFYKGFWAQLFRIGPHSILSLMFMEQSVKLVAQLESYL, translated from the coding sequence ATGAGTAAACACAAAGAAACCCCCCAAGTGTCAACGGCCGGAGGGTTTGTGGCCGGAGCATTAGCGGCATGTGGTGCCGTGACCTTCACCAATCCTATAGAGCTTATCAAAACCAGAATGCAATTACAAGGAGAATTGACTAAGGTTGACAAAAATGCCGTCAAGATTTACAAAAACCCATTCCAAGCCTTTGGTGTTATATATAAGAACGAAGGGCTTCGGGGCTTACAAAAAGGGCTTGTGGCCGGATACTTCTATCAGATTGGATTGAACGGATGTAGATTTGGCTTCTACGAACCAGCAAGATacaacttgaccaaattgTTCAATCCAACTGCACTTAAAGAAGGTGAAAAAGCTCCTCAAAGCTTGGGGATTAACGTGGCGGCCGGGTTCATCTCGGGGACGGCAGGGGCTACTATTGCTAACCcattgtttttggtgaaaacCAGAATGCAGTCATATAGTGCTGTTAAGAATGCTAGTGGTCAATCGGTGGCCGTTGGTCAACAAACTTTCTACAGATCGCCATTTGAaggtttgaagaaaatcttCAAGGCCGAAGGTATAAAGGGGTTGTTTAGAGGTGTAGATGCCGCTATTTTGAGAACCGGTGCCGGGTCTTCAACTCAACTTCCATCTTATTTCTATGCGAAAAGCTTGGTGATTGACAATCATATTGTTGCGGAAGACTCGATTTTGGTTCATTTAATTGCTTCCTCGGTGGCTGGTTTGGCAGTAGCTGTGATGATGAACCCATGGGATGTCGTACTTACCCGAGTATACAACCAGAAGGGAGATCTTTATAGTGGAGTAGGTGATTGTATTGTCAAGACCGTGAAAACAGAGGGAATAACAGCATTTTATAAAGGATTCTGGGCACAATTATTCAGAATCGGACCTCATTCGATCTTGTCCTTGATGTTTATGGAGCAGTCGGTCAAGTTAGTGGCTCAATTAGAATCGTACTTGTAG
- a CDS encoding uncharacterized protein (COG:S; EggNog:ENOG503NUP4; BUSCO:EOG09260H6E), with amino-acid sequence MRDSNYKSISNNRAAVTISSTVYDRRALDVTSDRPLVNSLNHLTYLVSSSAKVRETLSTDGGIERLIEILHECNNCNFGSSDNIFTSEKKILTAWKWTLGFQCLVLIGTRGTESIRQRVVRAGMLPIIATVLDNYITLHDRAFIQANKGMTLQSSGFSSQVLGGSTGTQEASQIQQNIPTATAQPQGDLQEIRPVGGITDNTEEIATDTDLSGNLNFLVQFETFQNNFRMDDSTSAAAAMAASSSVQPHSFFSGRHPDSLTNEDYESLSIEQLFKLVRTAETCDLLDSQNVNNIRRRYLILIIMKKLKAEKEGELLDTRFLNNTDYDMDNSLQFLSDMYLQDEKSAYLSSLATSKASPRSFTETGVIIPREDDIGWSLQLLAYISKYPNLKDSLQHTHLVIDISVRDKQLKLFIENQLKTKMKKDLAIKQRPTIKPKSRRSKSVSLRSGGETTPIINSGITQRDSANSRLSFTASASNSPQMINSLNSLRDDNFILDQDKLDLCDDDDTNVESGLRVDDTNVEGIQDDGCESDPEIGSVSESGSDNENFGNLLFPSFDQNKLSELYESILDSESIMDTLDREFALHELNEKISKCIERASQNLSTSITKKRLEQKQYLKQKWNYDTYENFNIDDQVNNQINELQNDPDYDDSLIEYKKVNLFPMVEKFTFLAGTDMYYWSGVVMRNSCRRNEHRGGVRQCGNLDCGKWETYPREFSKCRRCKRTKYCTRECQKKSWHCHRNWCIPSTSSTTNNANESQVAENDENEEPRTAQVQNILVNPSEVANDAETTGDNINNNNYGNDNDDGHQGTVN; translated from the coding sequence ATGCGTGATTCCAACTATAAGTCTATTAGTAACAATAGGGCGGCGGTGACTATCAGTTCCACCGTTTATGATAGAAGAGCTTTGGACGTCACAAGTGACAGACCTTTGGTCAACTCATTGAATCACTTGACCTACCTTGTTTCATCCCTGGCTAAAGTAAGAGAAACCTTATCAACCGATGGAGGTATAGAAAGATTAATTGAAATCCTTCATGAGTGCAACAACTGCAACTTTGGCTCAAGTGACAATATTTTCACCAGtgaaaagaagatcttgaccGCCTGGAAATGGACTTTAGGATTTCAAtgtttggtgttgatcgGTACTAGAGGTACCGAGAGCATCAGACAAAGAGTCGTAAGGGCGGGTATGCTACCCATCATAGCCACGGTTTTGGATAATTATATCACCCTCCATGACAGAGCCTTCATCCAGGCCAATAAAGGTATGACTCTTCAATCCAGTGGATTTCTGTCCCAAGTTTTGGGAGGTAGCACTGGCACTCAAGAAGCCTCACAAATACAACAAAACATACCAACCGCAACTGCTCAGCCACAAGGTGACCTTCAAGAAATAAGGCCAGTCGGTGGCATAACTGACAATACGGAAGAGATAGCTACTGATACTGATTTGAGTggcaacttgaacttcttggtaCAATTTGAAACATTTCAGAATAACTTTAGGATGGACGATTCAACATCCGCTGCAGCAGCGATGGCCGCTTCATCTTCAGTGCAACCACATTCTTTTTTCAGCGGCAGACATCCGGACAGCTTGACTAATGAAGATTATGAAAGCTTGAGTATCGAACAattattcaaattggttAGAACTGCTGAGACTTGTGATTTATTGGATAGCCAAAACGTTAATAAtatcagaagaagatactTGATCTTAATAatcatgaagaagttgaaggctGAAAAGGAAGGAGAATTACTCGATACCagattcttgaacaacactGACTATGATATGGACAACAGTCTACAATTTTTGTCAGATATGtatcttcaagatgaaaagtCAGCATACCTTTCTAGCTTGGCCACTTCCAAAGCTTCTCCCCGAAGTTTTACCGAAACCGGGGTAATTATTCCTAGAGAGGACGATATTGGGTGGTCGCTTCAGTTATTGGCATACATTTCAAAATATCCTAACCTTAAAGATAGTTTGCAACACACACATCTTGTCATTGACATAAGTGTCAGAGATAAACAGCTAAAGTTGTTCATCGAAAATCAgttgaaaacaaaaatgaagaaggatTTGGCCATCAAACAAAGGCCTACGATTAAACCAAAGTCAAGACGGTCTAAATCGGTGAGTTTAAGACTGGGGGGTGAAACAACTCCTATCATTAATAGTGGTATTACCCAGAGAGATTCGGCAAATTCTCGGTTGAGTTTTACAGCTTCTGCTTCTAATTCTCCTCAGATGATAAATAGTCTTAACTCCCTTCGGGATGACAACTTCATCCTTGACCAAGACAAACTAGATTTATGTGACGACGATGACACAAATGTTGAAAGTGGATTGAGAGTTGACGATACAAACGTTGAAGGCATTCAAGATGACGGATGTGAATCAGACCCTGAAATTGGTTCGGTTTCTGAATCTGGTTCTGACAATGAGAACTTTGGTAACCTCTTATTCCCTTCATTTGATCAGAACAAGTTAAGTGAGTTGTATGAGTCCATCTTGGATTCAGAATCTATCATGGACACTTTGGATCGGGAGTTTGCATTGCATGAATTGAACGAAAAAATCAGCAAATGCATTGAACGTGCTAGTCAAAACTTGAGCACTTCTATCACGAAAAAGAGATTAGAACAAAAGCAATATTTGAAGCAAAAGTGGAACTACGACACATATGAGAACTTCAatattgatgatcaagtGAACAATCAGATCAATGAGCTCCAAAACGATCCCGACTATGACGATTCATTGATCGAGTACAAAAAAGTCAACTTATTTCCTATGGTGGAAAAGTTCACGTTCTTGGCTGGTACTGACATGTATTACTGGTCGGGTGTTGTGATGAGAAACTCTTGTAGAAGAAATGAACACCGCGGTGGAGTAAGGCAGTGTGGAAACTTAGATTGCGGTAAGTGGGAGACGTATCCCAGGGAGTTTCTGAAATGCAGAAGATGTAAGAGAACAAAGTATTGTACCAGAGAATGTCAAAAGAAATCCTGGCATTGTCACAGAAATTGGTGTATTCCAAGCACAAGCTCAACCACCAATAACGCCAATGAAAGCCAGGTGGCCGAAAACGACGAAAACGAAGAGCCAAGAACAGCTCAAGTGCAAAATATCTTAGTTAATCCTAGCGAGGTCGCTAACGATGCTGAAACTACTGGGGATAACATCAATAACAACAACTATGGAAacgataatgatgatggGCATCAGGGTACTGTAAATTAG